A stretch of DNA from Ignavibacteriota bacterium:
ATTTAACGGACATGAAGACTCGTCACGGGTTAAACATTGTTGCTTCTAATAATTCATGGGGTGGTGGTGGTTTCTCACAGGCATTACAAGATGCCATTGAACGCGCTAATACTGCAAACATTTTGTTCTGTGCAGCAGCAGGTAACGGCGGTAGCGACGGTGTTGGTGACAACAACGATGCAGTTGCAAGTTATCCTTCTAACTACCCCAACGCAAACATTATTGCGGTTGCTTCTATCACTTCGACTGGTGCAAAGTCAAGTTTTTCCAACTATGGTGCAACAACAGTTGATATCGGCGCTCCAGGTTCCGGTATTTACTCAACACTTCCCAATACTTCCGGAAACAAATACGGTTCGTATAGTGGAACATCAATGGCAACACCGCATGTAACGGGTGCGTGTGCTCTTTATGCATCAACACACGCAGGTGCTTCGGCAGCAACGATAAAAGCAGCTATCTTAGCCGCAGCAGTTCCGACAGCTTCACTTTCTGGTAAATGTGTAACAGGCGGACGACTTAACGTCAGCGGCTTCTAATTGAACAGAAAATAACTTTGGAATAATCTTAAGAAGTTTCAGAGTGATTAAAACCCCGTTTGCAAAAGCAGACGGGGTTTTTTTGTTGAAAAGGAATTATTCGGTACAGATATTATCTTCAATAAAAACTTGCTTTTTTTTATTAAAAGGAGAAAACAAATAGCAATGAATATCTTATCTAACAATTATAATCATTAGATATGCTCTTGTGCATGCTTACCACGTGAAACCATTTTTAACTTAAATTTTTTTTGTGACGCAATATCATTGATATTTTGTCTGAATTTGTTTATACTTACAGCACGTTACGTGTGCTTATCAATTGTAAGTATTAATAAAAATTACATGAATAGTTGTTACACATTTTTTTTGTTGGTACCAGCAATCTGAAAATAAAATCTCTTAACTAATTCACACAATTAATTTCAACCAACTAAGGAGAGATATATGAAAAAATCTCTTATTTCTATTTTATTGATTGTTGCAGTTCTTTCAACCATGCTATGGGTTGGATGCAGTGAGCAACAAGATATTTCAACTCCGGCAACAACGCAGGAACCATTCCAGAAGTTGACCGCAGAATCACCGGCAGTTCAGGCTGTGATGGCCGTGCAGGATCGCAACACAGCGCGATTCATGCAGGACCAAAATGTTGTCGGAACCGCAACAGGTATGACCGATGATGGTCGTCTCGCAATGATTGTCTATTTAGAGAAATCTGCGACCTCAATCAAAGGTGCGAAGAGTACATTCGCTATTCCGCGCGAGATTGATGGTGTTCCCGTGATTACGGAAGTCACCGGAAAATTCAAAGCATTAAAAACCAGCGGTGGTGGCGTGAGTCACACAGCAAAACAAACTCCCCCGATTCAACTCGGAACATCTGGCGGCTGGCGATATGATTTAGCCAACGGATACTGTTGCGGTGGTACGCTTGGCGCGTTAGTACAGAAGGGTGGAAGTCAATACATCCTTAGCAACTACCACGTGCTTGAAGCGGATATCGTGAACGGCGGAAACAGTCGCGTTGCGCAAGCAGGCGACCCTGTTATTCAACCGGGACTAATTGATGTAAGTTGCAATGCAAACAACGCACAAAACGTTGCAACACTTTCCGGTATGAAGAGTTTACCGGGTTCAAACGTAGATGCAGCGCTTGCACAAATAACTCCCGGAATGGTTCGCACGGATGGTTCAATTCTTGAAGTCGGTACCATTTCTGCAACAACAATTGCCGCATCACTCAATCAAGCGGTGAAGAAAAGCGGACGTACAAGTGGCTTAACCCGTTCTAAGATTTCAGGTTTGAATGCAACGGTCAGTATAACGTATGAAAACGAATGTGCTGGCGGAACAGCATTTACGAAAACGTTTACAGGACAATTAGTTATTTCGGGTGGACGATTTATTCAATCAGGTGACTCGGGTTCATTGATGGTTCAGGATGTTACGACAAACCCCAAAGCAGTTGGTCTTTGCTTTGCTGGAAGTGCAACAAGTGGTATAGCCAATCCGATTGGCGCAGTCCTTAGTTGGGCAGGCGCAACTATGGTTGGTCAATAACCTTTAGTCGGTTACGACATATTCCAAAATCAATAAAAACACCCGCTTCTCTTGAGGCGGGTGTTTTTTTTTATTGATGATATCTGATTGAAGAATTATGATTTATACCTTGGTCTTCGTAGTACTCTTTTTAGGTTGTGCAGATACTCAATCAAATAATTCATCAAACAAAACAGACGAAAAGCCTATGCGCGATATAAATCTTGTGTTGGAATCTCATTCAAACGAACTTATGGCTATCGAAGGCGTGGCGGGAGTGTATGTCGGCTCGCTTAATGACGGAACGTTGTGCATCGGAATCATGGTTGTGAAGTTGACTCAGGAACTTCAACAAAAACTTCCCAAAGAATTAGAAGGTCACCCGGTGCGAGTAGAAGAAACAGGAGAAATCAAACCTCTCGAAGAAAGTTCAAGCGATGAGTAATATTTGAATGAAGAACTAACAATAGTTGACAGAAAACAGAAAACTGGAAACCGTAAACAGTCAGCTAATTTACCAACTCATCTTTACTTTGTAATGTGCAAAGTACTCGTGTAATTCTTTTCTCGCTGCATAATTAATTTCTTCCGCTCTCACATCAACCGGATTTTTATCATCTGTCAGAATAGTAGCATGTTCAAATTTTGGGATGAAACGATTATCCCAAGCGTGTACTTTTTGATATCCGGGACCGTATCGCCAAGCGGGGTCGTAGGTGACATTATCTTCCGGAACGCGTTTCGGTTCTAATCGTTGCTGTGATGCAAGAAGAACGACATTACCGAAAGATGAAGGAGGTTCTTCTATCGGCAAAACAAGAACGTTCTGAAAAACTGATTTCAGCGTTGCGGTAAAAGTGCTGATAATCGGGTCGTCCCATCCTTTTGTTTCGATGTTTACAGCAAGGATACCGTTTGGCACCAGACGGGATGAAAGTAGTTGATAGGCTTCATTCGTACAAAGATGAAAAGGAATGGAACTGCTTCCGAACGCATCGAGCATAATTACGTCGTATTTCTTTTGTGTTGATTGAAGAAACTGTCTCCCATCCATTTCGAAAAGATTTGCTTCCGAACGGCTCAATCCGAAATACTTTTCCGCCATTGAAATGACGACCGGGTCAATTTCCACAGCATCAACCTGCCATGAATGATAGTCGTATTGCTTGACGAGCGAGCCGCCGCCAAGTCCAATCACCAATGCTGTTCCCGGTTCATCAAAAAAATATTTCGGCAGTTCCATCACCGCGCAATAATGGACGCTTGAGCGCCATGTTGAAGTATCGGCACGGCTGTGAATTCCCCCGTCAATAAGGAGATGGCGTTGCTCTTCAATATCAAGTACGCGGAGTTCTCCATAAGAACTCTCTTCAATTGCAAGAAGTCCTTCAGAGGGATTCGGCAACACTTCGGGATTGTTTCGGAAAATCAATCCCGCAAAAAGAATGAGCATGATGGCAGAGACTCGCGTTAGTTTCGATTTCTTTTCGATTCTCGAACCGACTATTGCAGTGATGAGAAGGAGAAAACCGAGAATCAGAAGAAGCGCTGTGACCCCGACGTTCGGAATCAAAACATATCCGGTAAGCAATGCAGAAACAACGCTTGCAAGAGTTGAAATTGCGTTGAGATTGCCGGCAGTTTTCCCTATTGTCTCAAGCGAGGTCGCTTTTAGCTTGATGGCAAACGGATTCACCATTCCGAGAAGCATGAGCGGAGGAAAAAATAAAATGAACGCGGCGACAAGAACTGCTGTCCGTAGTCCTAACGGTTCAGCAAGTGTGAGAAACGGATGACGAATCCACGGGATGAGGAGAATCCAGACTCCGGAAATGAGCAACAACAAACTGAGACGACTCAGGCTTGCATTCTTGTCTGCCATTTTCCCGCCGAGCATGTAGCCAAGACTTAACGCCGCAAGCGTAACGGAAATAAGAGCCGACCAGAGAAAAATACTGACGCCATAAAACGGACCCAGTACCCGCGTCCCGAGAATTTCCAGCGCAAGTACAACTGCTCCGACAACGGAGACGAGCCAATAGAGAAAAAAGTTTTTCATTGATTATTTGATGAATGTGACTGAGCCTACTCTAAAACAAAGAATACATATTGTTAGATTGATTTTGTACAAAAACCAATGATATTGTTTTTCAAACTGTCTTAAGATTCGGCTCATGAATGCTACATGATTGCGGTAAATATAAACAAAAGTGGAGTCCAATTGCAATTGGACTCCACTTAAAAATACTACAAAATTGAATTTGTGCTCAGTAAACATCTTCCTGAAGATTCACCTTCCCCCGAAATGCACGATACACATAAATAAAATATCCGCTTGCAAGAACAATTCCCACGAGCCACCAAACGAAACCGACACTTAATCCGTATTCCTGTGCGGATGAATTATAAATTGTCAGACTAAGATTCGGGTCGGTGGAGGCGGGAAGAACTTTCGGGTACAAGCCAAACGCAGTGCTTGCCAACATTCCTCCGATGAACATCGTTGAACTGAGAAACGCGCTCATGTCTGCTTCTCGTTTATTAAAGTAGAATGTCCCGAACAATCCGCATACACCGAGAACCGGGAACATGTATCCCCAGAAATGTTCAAAGTAATTATCCCAAATTTCAGGATGGATGTACCATGTTGCTGAGAAAACGAGAGTGGAAGTCAGCAACATTCCCCACCATGCTTTGCCGGAGATTGCCCGTGCACGGGTTTGGAGTTCGCCTTCTGTTTTCACAACGATGTAATTCGCGCCATGAACGGTAAGAGTGAAGAGCGCAACGAGTCCCATGAGAACAGTGAACCAATCAAGAATGCCGGCATCGGGAACGACAGTGAACGTTGTCCAGAGCGGCTCGAAGAAATAGCCATCGGCATTGAGCGGAACCCCTCGTACAACATTACCGAGCGCCGCACCGAAAAAGATAGCAAGTAAAATACTCGACCCCGCAAACATGGTATCCCAAAACCGAATCCACATCGGGTGATGAAGTTGATGACGGAACTCGATACCGAGAGCGCGCAACATAATCAGCCAGAGAACAATCATCAGCGGAAGATAGAAGCCGCTGAAACTTGAAGCATACAAAAGTGGAAATGCAAGATAGAGCGAACCGCCCGCCGCAAGCAACCAGACTTCATTTCCGTCCCACACAGGACCGATTGCTTTGATAATCATTTCCCGTTCCCGAGGAGATTTTGTGATGAGTAAATGAATGATGCCAGCGCCAAGGTCAAAGCCATCGAGGATGACGTACATGGTGAGCATGAAGGTGACGATAGTGAACCAAAGAGTTTCCATTGTTATGATTCCTTTCCTTTGTTGAATGCCAACGCATCGGGACCCGCGTTGATTTTTTTAATCACTAACAATACAAACAACACTCCCAGTACAAAATACATCCCAAGAAATCCAAGCAGGGTGAACAATCCGTTACCGGCAGAAACCATCGTTGAAGTTCCATCTACTGTGCGAAGCAGACCATACACAAGCCACGGTTGGCGACCAAGTTCCGCGGTCATCCATCCGGCTGTGTTGCAAATGTACGGAAAAGGAAAACTAACAAACAGAATCCACAACACCCATCGCTGCTCAAACAATTTCTTTTTCCAAAGCAGAAATGTTGAAAGCGCCATGATTGCAATGAAGATTGTTCCCAATCCGACCATGATATGATAACTATAATAAAGGAGCGGGATGTTCGTGGGCCACTGGTCTTTCGGGAACGAATCGAGACCTCGCACTTCCGCGTTCCATCGGTAGTAGGTCAGGAAACTGAGCATCTTCGGAACATACAATGGATTATCCATCTTCATTTTTTCCATGTCGGGCTGACCGAGAATCATCAACTCGGCGCCTTCTTTCGTTTCAAACAATCCTTCCATCGCGGCAAGTGTTACCGGCTGATGTTGTGCCACGTACATTCCTTGCCTGTCGCCGCTTGGGAATAATTCAAACACGCTGGCTATAATTCCGGTGACGACCCCGATACGGATAAACATTTTTCCGAAGTCATGGTCTCTTCGTGCAAGAAGATAGAACGCCCCGACAGAAGCCATGACGAACGAAGCCGT
This window harbors:
- the cydB gene encoding cytochrome d ubiquinol oxidase subunit II, encoding METLWFTIVTFMLTMYVILDGFDLGAGIIHLLITKSPREREMIIKAIGPVWDGNEVWLLAAGGSLYLAFPLLYASSFSGFYLPLMIVLWLIMLRALGIEFRHQLHHPMWIRFWDTMFAGSSILLAIFFGAALGNVVRGVPLNADGYFFEPLWTTFTVVPDAGILDWFTVLMGLVALFTLTVHGANYIVVKTEGELQTRARAISGKAWWGMLLTSTLVFSATWYIHPEIWDNYFEHFWGYMFPVLGVCGLFGTFYFNKREADMSAFLSSTMFIGGMLASTAFGLYPKVLPASTDPNLSLTIYNSSAQEYGLSVGFVWWLVGIVLASGYFIYVYRAFRGKVNLQEDVY
- a CDS encoding cytochrome ubiquinol oxidase subunit I, with product MDDALLIHRLQFAFTISYHYLFPQLTMGLGLLIVILKWLAIKKKKESYNIAARFWAKIFAINFAMGVVTGIPMEFQFGTNWARFSTFAGGVIGQTLAMEGVFAFFLESAFLGLFLYGEKKLGQKGHFLTAIAVWLGSWISGYLIVATNAWMQHPVAYSIATDGSVHVNDFWGLIFNPWAFWQYLHTMGGSVVTASFVMASVGAFYLLARRDHDFGKMFIRIGVVTGIIASVFELFPSGDRQGMYVAQHQPVTLAAMEGLFETKEGAELMILGQPDMEKMKMDNPLYVPKMLSFLTYYRWNAEVRGLDSFPKDQWPTNIPLLYYSYHIMVGLGTIFIAIMALSTFLLWKKKLFEQRWVLWILFVSFPFPYICNTAGWMTAELGRQPWLVYGLLRTVDGTSTMVSAGNGLFTLLGFLGMYFVLGVLFVLLVIKKINAGPDALAFNKGKES
- a CDS encoding fused MFS/spermidine synthase, with the protein product MKNFFLYWLVSVVGAVVLALEILGTRVLGPFYGVSIFLWSALISVTLAALSLGYMLGGKMADKNASLSRLSLLLLISGVWILLIPWIRHPFLTLAEPLGLRTAVLVAAFILFFPPLMLLGMVNPFAIKLKATSLETIGKTAGNLNAISTLASVVSALLTGYVLIPNVGVTALLLILGFLLLITAIVGSRIEKKSKLTRVSAIMLILFAGLIFRNNPEVLPNPSEGLLAIEESSYGELRVLDIEEQRHLLIDGGIHSRADTSTWRSSVHYCAVMELPKYFFDEPGTALVIGLGGGSLVKQYDYHSWQVDAVEIDPVVISMAEKYFGLSRSEANLFEMDGRQFLQSTQKKYDVIMLDAFGSSSIPFHLCTNEAYQLLSSRLVPNGILAVNIETKGWDDPIISTFTATLKSVFQNVLVLPIEEPPSSFGNVVLLASQQRLEPKRVPEDNVTYDPAWRYGPGYQKVHAWDNRFIPKFEHATILTDDKNPVDVRAEEINYAARKELHEYFAHYKVKMSW